The stretch of DNA GGCGGAGTATGGAGGAGCTCAGTAAGGGCTGTCGGCGTGAGGTTGCAGGTCGCGTTCCTGGATCCATTGTCAATGCCTGTAGAGGTAGATTATTGAGTGGAGCTCGCCGGATGTGGGAAGAGCGGCGTGAAGATCATGCTTGCCTAGAAAATCTCGAAGGGCGGTGATGGAGTAGTGCAGGGCAGTGAGGAGGGCAGGCTCGCAAGGTAGCCGGGCAACCGTGGCTGTGATAACGTCGAGCTATAAAAAAGGTATAATGGTGCCGTTCGACTTGAGGTTTCGTTGAGAACTGAAAAGCTTCCCCCACCTAGTATTTGATCAAAATCATTAAGAATTGAGGGTAAGGGTATCTATATTGGATAGGTTTCCTTAAATGCTCAGCGGTACATTCTGGGCATGTAGAAGCTAAGGGAGTTCACTGGAGATTTCTGCTGAGAGTTAAGGGGTGTGTAGGCTTAGGGGCTTCTCGGGTAGAGGGGGTGCTGGCGGTGGCTTCGCTACCCCAAGCCTGACCCTGGCTTCAGCTATGGCTGTGCCCAGCTCGGTGAGCTTCACCGTCCTGTTCCGCCCCTCCCGGATCCTCTTCAGCAGCCCCTTCTCCTCCATCGACGCCACGATCCTGCTGTACGTCGCCTTGACGACGGGGTTCCTGGGATCCTCGCCCATCCACTCTATCAGCTGGGCGATGCTGCCGGCGGAGCCGTTCTTGGTGTACAGCGTCACGAGGATATCGACCTCCCTCTCGTCCTCGATCAGCTCCAGCGGCCTTGAGGGGACTTCGACCTCGAAGAGAGCGCCGAGCTGGAGGTTGTCCTTCCTCGCGATGAAGTCCGCGAACTCCGGGGTGTCGGGGTCGGGTATGAACTCGCCGTGCTGCTGGGGCTGGACCGCGTAAACCCGGGCGTTGCCGAACATCATGGCGACGACGGTCACCGCTGAGGCCATGTAGGGGGGCATGTCGGTTATGTCTATGAGGACCTGCTTGCCCTTCTCGACGCTGAGTATGGCGTAGAAGACGCTGGCGACGCTCGAGTAGCTGAGCGGGTTCACCTTCACGGTCACGGGCTTGAAGAACGAGAGCGCCTCCTGAAGGCGCTTGAGGTTGTAGCGGGAGACGGCGCCGTAGCGGTCGGGCTTCGCGTCGTAGACTAGGTAGACCTTCTCGATGGGGTAGCGTAGCCTGATCTGCTCGAACCCCTGGAACACGAGGTTCGGGTGGAAGCCGACGTAGTGCACTGTGACGACCATCGCGCCCACTGTAACTGCTCTCTGCTACGGTAACACTAGCGCGCTACCAGTATATATACCTGTTGCAACTGTTGCAGAGAAGATTAACAGTAACATTTTCATGCAACCATCCTCCCTAACGCAAGCCGGGTCAAGGTAACAGAAAATAGTTACCGTTGTACAGCTTAAATACCGTTGCAACCCCCGTTTTTTGTAATATAACGGGGTTACCTTCGAAACCTATTATAAAAAGTAAAAAGCTAGTATGTGTGAGGCAATATGGCTCTGCTGCAAAGGTCAGGCTACCTGGACCCCGACGTGAAGATCCTCGTGGAGAAGCTCTCCGAAATGTACAGGCGCGGAGCCGGGGGCGTGCAGCTAACCCTCGAGGGCACCCCGGCCAAGCCATACCCCGTCGCGAAAATACACGGCGCTAGGATCAGGGGCCCGCCGATCTCCGAGAGCCGGTTCAGGGTCGTAGACGAGCTGCCCCACGACTTCCACGTGGTCTCGGTCGACGCGGCGGCTAGAATACTCTTCGACGCCGGGTCATACAAGATCCTCTCCGCGAAGGTCGTCGCGGGCGTCTGGAGGGGCGTAGAGAGGGTGAAGCTGGTGGGGCCCTACAAAAGGATACAGCTCTTCGAGAACCTCGAGGAGGCCGGGAGCTGGCTGGCGGAGGTGGAGCTCGAGGCCGCGCTCAGGCTCGTCCGCGAGTACCCCTCCGCCTTCATCCTCTTCGACAGGCCCCTAGTCTTCACCCCCGAGTCGAGGTCCTCTAGGGCCTACTCGATGCTCCTCAAGCGCACCTGGAGGGTGATCGGGGTCCCGAAGTCCACGTCGCTCCGCGTGTCGACGGGGGAGAGCCTCCTCGGCTACCTGTTCCGCCTGGCTGAGAAGTACTTCAAGGGCCTCCCCTGGGTCTACTACCCCGTCCTCGAGAACCCGCGCGTCCAGCCCGGGGGGCTGGCTGTGTCGGTTGCGAGGCTCTCGCCGGGCGCGCCGCCGTTCAGGGTCGACGCGCCGTACGCTCTGGCCGAGAGGCTGGACGCCGAGGAGGTGGCGGGCATGCTGGCGTACCTGCAGGACTTCTCCTCCCCCGGCTACCCCCTGCCCCTGAAGATAGTGCACGAGCTGTCGCGCATATCGCAGGACGAGCTCGACCTGGACAGGTCCCTGCTCCTCGAGGACCTCTCGCTGAGCGGTGTCTCGACGCGCATGCTCGAGGACGCGGCTGGCTCCGAGTTCAAGAGCCGCTTCATATGGGGTGTAGGAGACTAGGGTGGTTGAGTTGAAGCTGGGTGTGGTCACGTGGGTAGAGGGCACGACTGTGAGGTTCAGGATCGCCGAGGGAGCGAGGGTCGAGAGGGGGATGCTGGTCAAGATCGAGGACGCCGGCAGGACGTTCATCGTGAAGGTGGTTGACTTCAAGCCTGAGAGCCTGCTCAGCGCCGCCGAGGTGGCTGTGATCACGAGCAAGGCCGACAAGGGGGAACGAGTCCAGCTGAGGGACAGGGACCTCAGGCTCTACGACACCGCTATAGGCACTATAGTGGCCCAGATCGACCCGGACGGGGAGGCTCACGGCCCCACGAGCGTGCCCGCGATCTTCTCAACCGTCGAGTCGCTTGACAGAGACGTCCTCGAGAAGCTGGGCCTCCACACGGGGGACCTCCCGATAGGCTACGTGAGGTTCGGGCACGAGCCCGTGGACGTCGTCGTAGCGCTCAGCGGAGCCAGGGTGATCCCGCACCACGTCCTCGTGGTCGGGGGTACCGGCGCCGGGAAGAGCAACTTCGGCAGGGTGCTGGCTGCCTCGGTGCTACACAACAAGGGGAAGTACAGCCTCGTGATTTTCGACTGCGAGAGCGAGTACCTGCTGGGCTCGAAGCCGGGGGAGATGGGGCTCGCCCACCTCCCCTTCTCGGAGGAGTACCTCTTCCTCGTCACCGGGAGGGTGAGCAGGCCTGGGAGGCTGAGGCTCGAGCTGCCCGAGCTCGGGGAGGAGAGGAGCATCCCAGCGTACCCCCTGAAGATGGACATCAGCAGGCTGAAGCCCCACGACTTCACGCTCACCGGTGAGTTCTCGGGCCCCCAGGAGGAGCTACTCTGGCTTGCGTACAAGCAGTTCGGTGAAGACTGGGTGTACTCGCTCCTCACCGCGGACAGCAGGAGCATCTACGCGAGGCTCGGCAGGCTAGCCGGCGTCAACACGATCAACGTGACGAAGAGGAAGCTGAAGTACCTCGTCGGCGACGGCGACATATTCTGCCGCGAGTGCGACTACGATCTAGCCTCAGCCGTGCTCTCCATGGTAGCTAAGGGGAGAGTCGTCCTCGTGGAGACGCCGTTCGCGACGGAGGGCGAGGAGAAGCTCCTCGCGACGATCATCGCGGAGAGGATCTTCAGGAGCTACGAGGAGATGAGGAAGAAGGTCCCGGATAGGTGGAGCCAGCTCCCCCCGGTCCTCATCATGGTCGAGGAGGCCCACAGGTACCTGTCAGCCCAGGCCCTCGGCGGGAGGGGGGAGGTGAGGGAGAACATCTTCTCCGTTATCGCGAAGCGCGGCAGGAAGTACAAGGTCGGGGGGCTCTACATAACGCAGATGCCCAGCGAGCTCATGGAGGCGGTCGTCAGGCAGGCGCTCACCAAGGTGATACTCTCCCTCCCCACCAGGCCCGACTACCTCATGGTCATAAACCACAGCCCCTACCTCGACGAGGCGGAGAGCGAGATCAAGACGCTCGACAGGGGGGAGGCCGTCGTCGTGAGCCAGCCGAGCGGCTTCCGCTTCGCGGTCTCGGTCAAGGTCTTCAGCTACGAGGAGTACTGCACGAGGCTAATAGAGGAAGAGAAAGCGGAGCAAGTGCTGCAAGCACCTAATCGATAGCTCGCTGAACCGCGTAGTTGCACTCTTACTTCACGCTATGATAACGAAAATTAATGTGAGCTAGATTCTCAAACCGTCACTATTTTCCCTCTACCACCTAATTTATGATATGTTTTCCAGAAAATAGCTGTATATTTAATACAGGGATGCCCACGTTCGCTTCTCCAATGTTCCTTGATTACATCAGCTATGTCACGATATTCTTTAATGTATAGCTGATAAGCACTAAAAGTCATAACTAACCTGGGCTCAATATGATCTTTACAATATAATTCTCCGCAATATCTGCACTTCATCAATGGTTTCTCTGCAACATCACCATTTTTAGAGCATATAGGACACACCCCCCATTCAGTTGCTTGCAATTCGTTGGACAAAGATTTTTCCACCTCACTAGAGATCAATAGTGTTGGGCTCTCCTTCGTAAGCTGATGAATATGACAACCCTGCATGGCGTAAAAGATCTCGTCCACTATAGCATACACCTGAGGTGAAAGGCTTTTATGAGAAGCAATAATCCTAAGAATACTGTTGGTGAATTCCTCTGTTCTAATCTTGTCAAATGCCAGGTCGTCTCTTAACCTTTCAATGCTTAGCCATATTTCGACGTCAGCTACATGGGAATATTTGTGCGGATTTTTTAGTACCTGCAATCCATACTTCTTAGAAATAAACTGACGAAATTTAAGTAAGATAGGATTTATGATTCTGGTAGCAACATAAAAACCATCTTTGTCTTCTACCATAACACTAGTTTTCTACTCAAAATGACTTAAAAACATAGCTTCTTCTAAGTGATAAAGGAGACAAAATATAGAAATCCTTAATATAAGGATTGGTAGAAAATCATTCGGTGAGGTACTTATCGTGAAGTGCGATTATTGTGGAGAAGAAATTGACGGTATTCCATGGAAGTGTAAGTATTGTGGCGGAACTTTCTGCGTTAAACACCACTTACCAGAGAACCATAATTGCCCAAGTTTAGCTCTTCTGAAAGCAACCAAAGCTAGTGATGGAAAATGGTTTTATCTTCCTTATCCTTCACGAGGAAGAACTGTGGAGGACATAAAGGAAAAGCCGATTGAGGTGCCTGTCAAGTCTTCTTCTCATCGAAGGTCTCAAGCCAAATATTCGTCACCAGAGATCTCGATGGGAAAAGCCGGGAAAGTTGTCTTGTCCTTAATTCTGGTTTTTGTTCTTGTAGCAATCTATGTTGTATACAACTGGATTGCTATTCCACCTGTGAGAATTACAGTTACAGAACCATCAACAGTAACCCCTGCAACTTCACAGGGAAACACTGCACAACAAACATCTACACAACCAACAATTGTTGCATCGTACGATAGTATAGAAGATATTGCAAAAAACCCAGAAAAATACGTTGGAAAAGTAGTGCGGATAAGAGGTCTCCTCGGTTTAGCGTTTGTATCTGTTTCGTCGTGCACTTCCCCCGAAGGTTTAACATTAAGCAACTTGAGTCTGGAAGACTCCCAAGGATATTATGTCCTCATAGTTCCTCCTAGTGAGCAACGAAACCTGTATCGTGGAGAGCTATATGAAGCCGTTGGGAAGGTAGAAAAGTTTCATTGTGAATATCGTAGCGATGTATACGCTGTAGTTGTATATGAGATTAGAAAGCTCTAATCAAATGTCAAAATTGTGAAAAGTCTGTGTATGTGTGATTATACGAGCTTCTCCTCTATCTTGAACACTGAGATCATTTCCGCGGCGATGTAGAAGGGCAGGCCGGCGACGATGAAGAGAATGCCCGCTGGTGGCGCGCTGATGAGCGTGAACGCCCCAGCCAGGAGGTCGAGCAGCCCGAGCGGCTTGAACTTAGAGGCGGGGTACCACTTGTCCATGGCGATTGACGTCAACCCGGCCCACAGGAGGTTGAGGGAGATGAAGAGCAGGTTCTCGAGGACCTCGCGGGTAGTCAAGGCCCCCCTGAGCGCGATGGGTGCAAGGTGCACTGCGAGGAAGATCGCAACAACTATGGAAACGAGGACGGCTATCCTCGTGACAACTTCCCCGGCCTTCAGGAAGTATCGGGCTGTCTGGACGACCGAGGGAGGTATCCTCTGCGAGGACTCCATGCGAACCACCGGTACTAACTCAAGTAACAAAGGAAGGCTTATATTTTTTACTTTGTTTAACTGACTGAATGTGATGTCTGCAAGGAGCGGGTACTTTTCGAGCTTCGCCGCCATCCTAGTGATAGCGCTGGTTGCAGCCCTCCTATCCTACCTAGCCGGCTTCCCAGAAATGGCCGTGCTGGCGATCAGCGTGTTCTTCGCCGAGATCGCAGCGACCCTGCTCCTCTGGGACAGGAGAGTGCCCGTGGCTTTCCTCGGAGTGGCCCTCCTCCTAGCTCTCGGAGCCCTGAACATTGAATCGTTCCTGAGATTTGCGAACCTGGACGTGATATTCTTCCTAATCGGCATGATGGCCTTCGTGGGGACGCTAGAAGAGAGGCATTTCTTCGACCGCTTGGTGTCTATAACGCTGAACGCCTCGAAGGGCAACGGTGTCGTCCTTATTCTAGCGGTTCTCGCGCTTTCGGCGCTCCTGGCCGCCCTCGTCGACGAGGTTACTTCTATAGTAGTGATGACTTCCTTCATACTCCCGCTCTCTAGGTTCGCCGGTGTGAGCCCCGTCCCGTTGCTCCTTCTAAGCATCTTCGCGACAAACATTGGGAGCAGTGCGACTGTTATCGGCAACCCCGTTGGAGTGCTGGTCGCTTTCCGAGGGGGGCTGACTTTCGGCGACTTCCTGCGCTGGGCCACGCCTATCTCCGTTCTCGCACTGGCGGTGCTCACTGTCCTGGCGTTCCGCTTCCAGAGGAGCTACATCGTCAGCTTCACCATGGGCCTAGCGTCTCAGCAACGGGTTGTTCCACAAGATGAGTCTACGGGCTCGAAGAGCTTCAAGCGGGACGCGATCCTGTTTCTGTCGACTATAACGGGTTTAGCGCTGCATCACCAGCTCGAGGAGCTCCTGCACCTCGAGAAAAACACGCTTCTGCTAGGCATCCCGCTCATGGCTGCAGCTGTGAGCATCATGATCGACCTCGACAGGGGTATGAAGGCCTTCCGTGAGAGAGTAGACTGGCCGACACTCATCTTTTTCGCTATGCTCTTTGCCTCTGTTGGAGCACTAGAGTCGTCCGGATTTATCGAGTACTTCAGCCAAGGATTCTCATCAGTGACTGGAGGCACATTCGAGCTCACGCTCCTCCTGTACTCCACAACGGCTACTTTAATGTCGGCTTTCATGGATAACGTCCTCGCCGTCGCGGTGCTCCTTCCCGTGGTTGAGGCGCTGGCTGTTGCCGGCATCAGCTCTTTCCCGCTGTACTGGGTCAGCCTCTTCTGCGGAACCATCGGCGGGAACCTAACCCCCATCGGGAGCACGGCCAACATCGTGGCCCTAGGCCTGCTCGAGAAAGCTGGCTACCAGAGGCCCAGCCTCAGGGAGTGGCTCAGACACGGGTGGTGGGCAACAGTCGTGCCGCTAGCCCTCGCGGTAAGCCTCATCTACGTTCAGACCCCGCTAATGCCGTAGCTACTACGTTATGCTTAAATTTCCCCGGGGGCTCCCCTCCCTGTGCTCGTCGCCGTCGGCTCGCTGAACCCCTCGAAGCTTGGAGGGGTGAGGAGAGCATTCCGTGAGGTTTTCGGGCAGGCGGAGGTAGTGGGGGTCAGGGTCGAGGGCCTCAAGCCACAGCCTATCGGGCTCGGCGAAATCCTGGACGGCGCTAGGAAGAGGGCCTTGGTTGCGCTTGGGCAGGTGCAGGGGAGCAACTTCGGCGTCGGGATCGAGGCGGGCATCTTAACTCTCCCTGGGGTTGCTGTGGACGTGCAGGTTGCCTTCGTGGCGTCGAGGGACGGGAGGGAGTCTGTTGGGCTGAGCCCTGCTTTCCCGCTGCCTAGGAGGTTCGTGGAGCCTCTTCTCGCGGGCGCGTACGGGGAGCTCGAGGAAGTCGCGGACAGGCACTTCGGCACAAGGGGGGTGGGCGAGAGGGGCGGGGTCGTCAAGCTCCTCACCAGGGGTAGGGTGACGCGGGAGGATCTGACGTACCTGGCGACGCTGATGGCGCTCGTCGCCTTCGAGAACAGCGACCTCTACTTCTAGCCGCTGTTTTGTCGCTGCAAAACTGCGAGGCCAACCCTTGGGGGCTCGCGACTATGCTAGCTCTACGAGAAGGTTTCGCCCGCACTAGACCCTATTATGGCGGAGCTCGACGCCATTGTGCGGCGCACAAAGCACTCCAAGCCAGAGGCACAGGACCTGGAGTAAGGCTACCGTAGCTTCTCAGCCTTTCAACAGTTGCCTCACTGCACAGGCGAGAATTAGAGCCAGGAGGTGTTGATAACGTTTACGACTCCAGCAGAGGTCACAGTACAAGACAGGTCGCACAGAGCCTAAACATTTGCATGCGGGATCAAAACCATAACAACGTGGGACTCCAGCAACGCTCACTCGCTATTCAGGAAGACATCATCGAGGCCCACCTTTCTCACGAAGCTTCTCAGATCCCTGTCCAAGCTGGCAAACCTCATGCCATAGTGCAGAGCTACTGAGTAGAGCATGCAGTCGATAAGATCCCTGTGGCCTGACTCGTAGAGCTCTAGGGCTCTCATGGTGATTTCTGGGTTAAGCTCAGCTCGCTTGTAATTCCAGTAAATGCTTTGCAAACCCGACTCGAAGATATCTCGGCTGAACGCCTCCCGCTTAGCAACAGAAATCGCAACCCAAGTCGCCTCAAGGATACTCAACTCGGTGTAATAGAGCTCGTGGCCGCGCAACCTCTCAAGTATGCTTGCAACACCTCTAACCTCAATCCCAAGCGTGGGAAGCAGGAAGGAAGTATCAAGGAGAATCTTCATACTTTTTCTGCCACTCCAAGCTTATCCTCTCAACATCCTCAGGTGTTATGCTGGCGAACTTCTCCCCATGCAACGCGAGTTCTATGGGATCTTTCACGACCCTAACTACGATGCTATTCCCTTCAACGGCTATCAGCACTTTATCCCCCTCCCTTATTCCGAGCGCCTTAACCACACTTTTAGGCAGGTAAAGGGCAAACTTTCTCCCTACCTTGCCTACGGCAGTCAGGCCTATCATTATTAACCAGACTATGTTTTAATAACCCGGTATAAATTTATTACCTGGTTTTCTCGTTGGAAATCAGAGCTATTCCACGTAGCTCGGGTCACCGCTGTATCTCCCGAGCACGGGAAAAGTTCTCCTGTGATCAAGGTTTGAGTTCTCCCTTTAACTCGCGGCGGTCCAGGACGCCACGGTTACACAACCCACGCTACCCAGCCGGCCGCAGCATCCGGGCTATCTCCTTGTCGTGGAGACGGACAAGGACCTCTAATCCGTGGGCGTGACCGTGACGATTAACGTCTACGCAACGCCTGAGGTGGAGAACCTCTCCCTAGAGCGCAGGGAGGTCGGCGTATTCAGCGGGGACAGGCAGTTCATCTGAAGCGAGAGGTAGTTCACCCAGAGGAATTAGCCGGGCTCCGGGGATAAGTTGCAAGAGCGGTTTTGAACTCATTCACTCCATCGAAAACGCTCCGCACGGAAAGCCTTTAAAGGTGGACACGAATTCCCCACAAGTAGGGTCCGCCTTGGGTAGATATATTACCGTCTCCACTAAGGTCAGAAGGGAGCTTCTAGAGGAGGCCAGGCGGCTGGGCATCAACGTCTCCGAGCTCCTGAGGAGGGCCCTAGAGGAGGTGCGCAGGCGCAGGCTGATGAGCCTAGAGAAGAGCCTGAGGGAGATGCGTAGAGTGCTGGACAAGATAGATGTGGGCGAAGTCGTAGATCTGATTCGCGAGGACAGGGAGACGAGGTGAGGCCGCGCCTAGCTCATCTGCCCCCTTCACCTTTCTGAGTGGCCCCTTGCGGATGGTCATGGGTCGTCCCTCTCGGGGCGGGGCGCACCGCACGATCCGTTGCGGGAGCTGGGAGGAAGTAAAAGGATGCCCCGCTGAGGCTGCTCCGCAGGCGCAGTTTTGGCAAAAATGCCCAACCATATCTCCGAAACTCGCGACGATACTGCATCGGGCTTTGAGTCTAGGCTTCGTCGTTTTTGAGCGGCTGGAGTGGTGTTCACGGCTACGGGGGAAGTCTTAATGCAGCTAGCCTTCTCAGGCGTCTAGGTATATTCTCGCCCTGTAGACACCGTCCGTCACTGTAACGTGCTTTTTACCCCTGTAGACCCTCAGCCCCCTCTTCACGGCCTCTTCGACAACCCTGCCCACGTCCCTGCACGCGAGCTGCAGGTAGGGTGGGTGGAAGTCTACCTTCAGGAGGTGCGCGGCTTCAACAGCCTTTCTTGTGTGCCTGATGGGCTCGCACATCTCCAAGAGGAAACCCATGTACTCTGGCACGCTTATGCCCGGGACAAGGCGAACCATCTTCTCCGCTCTCGCGCCCCGCCTCATACCAGCCCTAGCCTCCTCAAAATCTTCTCGAGCTCTCTCGAGGCCCGCCTGCTGGGCTCTCCTGTA from Infirmifilum sp. NZ encodes:
- a CDS encoding AbrB/MazE/SpoVT family DNA-binding domain-containing protein: MIGLTAVGKVGRKFALYLPKSVVKALGIREGDKVLIAVEGNSIVVRVVKDPIELALHGEKFASITPEDVERISLEWQKKYEDSP
- a CDS encoding type II toxin-antitoxin system CcdA family antitoxin; translation: MGRYITVSTKVRRELLEEARRLGINVSELLRRALEEVRRRRLMSLEKSLREMRRVLDKIDVGEVVDLIREDRETR
- a CDS encoding ATP-binding protein, which translates into the protein MVELKLGVVTWVEGTTVRFRIAEGARVERGMLVKIEDAGRTFIVKVVDFKPESLLSAAEVAVITSKADKGERVQLRDRDLRLYDTAIGTIVAQIDPDGEAHGPTSVPAIFSTVESLDRDVLEKLGLHTGDLPIGYVRFGHEPVDVVVALSGARVIPHHVLVVGGTGAGKSNFGRVLAASVLHNKGKYSLVIFDCESEYLLGSKPGEMGLAHLPFSEEYLFLVTGRVSRPGRLRLELPELGEERSIPAYPLKMDISRLKPHDFTLTGEFSGPQEELLWLAYKQFGEDWVYSLLTADSRSIYARLGRLAGVNTINVTKRKLKYLVGDGDIFCRECDYDLASAVLSMVAKGRVVLVETPFATEGEEKLLATIIAERIFRSYEEMRKKVPDRWSQLPPVLIMVEEAHRYLSAQALGGRGEVRENIFSVIAKRGRKYKVGGLYITQMPSELMEAVVRQALTKVILSLPTRPDYLMVINHSPYLDEAESEIKTLDRGEAVVVSQPSGFRFAVSVKVFSYEEYCTRLIEEEKAEQVLQAPNR
- a CDS encoding HFX_2341 family transcriptional regulator domain-containing protein; translated protein: MVVTVHYVGFHPNLVFQGFEQIRLRYPIEKVYLVYDAKPDRYGAVSRYNLKRLQEALSFFKPVTVKVNPLSYSSVASVFYAILSVEKGKQVLIDITDMPPYMASAVTVVAMMFGNARVYAVQPQQHGEFIPDPDTPEFADFIARKDNLQLGALFEVEVPSRPLELIEDEREVDILVTLYTKNGSAGSIAQLIEWMGEDPRNPVVKATYSRIVASMEEKGLLKRIREGRNRTVKLTELGTAIAEARVRLGVAKPPPAPPLPEKPLSLHTP
- a CDS encoding PIN domain-containing protein gives rise to the protein MKILLDTSFLLPTLGIEVRGVASILERLRGHELYYTELSILEATWVAISVAKREAFSRDIFESGLQSIYWNYKRAELNPEITMRALELYESGHRDLIDCMLYSVALHYGMRFASLDRDLRSFVRKVGLDDVFLNSE
- a CDS encoding SLC13 family permease; this translates as MSARSGYFSSFAAILVIALVAALLSYLAGFPEMAVLAISVFFAEIAATLLLWDRRVPVAFLGVALLLALGALNIESFLRFANLDVIFFLIGMMAFVGTLEERHFFDRLVSITLNASKGNGVVLILAVLALSALLAALVDEVTSIVVMTSFILPLSRFAGVSPVPLLLLSIFATNIGSSATVIGNPVGVLVAFRGGLTFGDFLRWATPISVLALAVLTVLAFRFQRSYIVSFTMGLASQQRVVPQDESTGSKSFKRDAILFLSTITGLALHHQLEELLHLEKNTLLLGIPLMAAAVSIMIDLDRGMKAFRERVDWPTLIFFAMLFASVGALESSGFIEYFSQGFSSVTGGTFELTLLLYSTTATLMSAFMDNVLAVAVLLPVVEALAVAGISSFPLYWVSLFCGTIGGNLTPIGSTANIVALGLLEKAGYQRPSLREWLRHGWWATVVPLALAVSLIYVQTPLMP
- a CDS encoding DNA double-strand break repair nuclease NurA, whose product is MALLQRSGYLDPDVKILVEKLSEMYRRGAGGVQLTLEGTPAKPYPVAKIHGARIRGPPISESRFRVVDELPHDFHVVSVDAAARILFDAGSYKILSAKVVAGVWRGVERVKLVGPYKRIQLFENLEEAGSWLAEVELEAALRLVREYPSAFILFDRPLVFTPESRSSRAYSMLLKRTWRVIGVPKSTSLRVSTGESLLGYLFRLAEKYFKGLPWVYYPVLENPRVQPGGLAVSVARLSPGAPPFRVDAPYALAERLDAEEVAGMLAYLQDFSSPGYPLPLKIVHELSRISQDELDLDRSLLLEDLSLSGVSTRMLEDAAGSEFKSRFIWGVGD
- a CDS encoding inosine/xanthosine triphosphatase gives rise to the protein MLVAVGSLNPSKLGGVRRAFREVFGQAEVVGVRVEGLKPQPIGLGEILDGARKRALVALGQVQGSNFGVGIEAGILTLPGVAVDVQVAFVASRDGRESVGLSPAFPLPRRFVEPLLAGAYGELEEVADRHFGTRGVGERGGVVKLLTRGRVTREDLTYLATLMALVAFENSDLYF
- a CDS encoding AN1-type zinc finger protein; amino-acid sequence: MKCDYCGEEIDGIPWKCKYCGGTFCVKHHLPENHNCPSLALLKATKASDGKWFYLPYPSRGRTVEDIKEKPIEVPVKSSSHRRSQAKYSSPEISMGKAGKVVLSLILVFVLVAIYVVYNWIAIPPVRITVTEPSTVTPATSQGNTAQQTSTQPTIVASYDSIEDIAKNPEKYVGKVVRIRGLLGLAFVSVSSCTSPEGLTLSNLSLEDSQGYYVLIVPPSEQRNLYRGELYEAVGKVEKFHCEYRSDVYAVVVYEIRKL